Proteins from a genomic interval of Quercus lobata isolate SW786 unplaced genomic scaffold, ValleyOak3.0 Primary Assembly Scq3eQI_130, whole genome shotgun sequence:
- the LOC115973473 gene encoding serine/threonine-protein kinase prpf4B-like isoform X1, which produces MASESHDSRRKHRRSSSDDDEAEKSSKRHKHRHHHHRHRHRSKKHDEESKPESEDTNPTPLPLPTVANNSRLEDDVEEGEILEDEGFGGGEIAKKKFESDDEAGEIAAVHVRDESDKLNLGHCAEHRSSDREASLHMEESVGNKGTNSKTFGDDKSEDDLMINSKLDKEDKTYHQHHEVGFLRNTCVEPQDESRVSSKGHVNGDLGHESRKEEKKWLRESGSPSKGIGKLKSYYDDEKIEVEESILSNHRKSSSHSTEDRGEVHTRSRSRSIGARERSRSRSMREEEAHSKRRRYHDSDASLYVDKGKFEYDSDYERKVRRIRDGRHGSRDLVRDEERDRSISHSRYIGEEDWYRNRAAHDRERSMDRDMDKDLRREKERVRDSEIDRAQRRDRDRDRGGSRDRARDMDRKRDMERDRNKEREVGRDRRREKERDKNWDKEVDRDGKREKESDRSRASERDRDRDREREKDRDKGRENERERRDDRSRNKDRGIVNGWEKYENLEDGYDNGRYKHSRRSRHDEKEYNQDRTRKSDPEKVPGFKSNPLEGYRDKQKRDEDDHGDYEEATALQFAEQEEEDLNRIKEESRRRRQAILEKYKSQQPQQPNEPQSEDVKKDKEPAHDPDQSIAANNVVPEVGDGRNDVVDDYVAEPSFSVGKSPPQNGVAAFEKTSGAGGLGEGTPKSERSDDKFCDDIFGETPTGVRKSGKGDGLRIERSGLHDNWDDAEGYYSYRFGETLDGRYEVIAAHGKGVFSTVVRAKNLKAGNGEPEEVAIKIIRSNDTMYKTGLEELVILKKLVGADPDDKRHCVRFLSSFKYRNHLCLVFESLHMNLREVLKKFGRNIGLKLTAVRAYAKQLFIALKHLRNCGVLHCDIKPDNMLVNEAKNVLKLCDFGNAMFAGKNEITPYLVSRFYRAPEIILGLTYDHPMDMWSVGCCLYELYTGKVLFPGPTNNDMLRLHMELKGPFPKKMLRKGAFTDQHFDHDLNFHATEEDPVTKKTIKRMIFNIKPKDIGSIVVGSPGEDPKMLANFKDLLEKVFVLDPDKRMTVSQALTHPFITGK; this is translated from the exons ATGGCCAGCGAATCCCATGACTCGCGTCGCAAGCACCGTCGTTCTTCTTCAGACGATGACGAAGCCGAGAAGTCATCGAAGCGCCACAAGCATcgtcaccaccaccaccgtcaCCGCCACCGTAGCAAGAAACACGACGAGGAATCCAAACCCGAGAGTGAGGATACCAATCCcactcctcttcctcttcctacTGTGGCTAACAATTCTCGGCTCGAGGACGATGTGGAGGAGGGTGAGATTCTCGAAGACGAGGGTTTCGGTGGTGGCGAGATTGCGAAGAAGAAATTCGAGTCCGACGATGAGGCTGGGGAAATCGCGGCCGTTCATGTTCGCGATGAATCTGATAAGCTAAATCTG GGACATTGTGCTGAGCATCGATCATCTGATCGTGAAGCTAGTCTTCACATGGAAGAGAGTGTGGGGAACAAGGGTACAAATTCAAAGACTTTTGGAGATGACAAGAGTGAAGATGATTTAATGATTAATTCCAAATTAGATAAGGAAGACAAAACATACCACCAGCACCATGAGGTTGGCTTTTTAAGAAATACATGTGTTGAGCCTCAAGATGAATCTAGAGTTAGCTCAAAGGGTCACGTCAATGGGGATTTGGGTCACGAGTctagaaaagaggaaaagaagtGGCTGAGGGAATCTGGGTCCCCTTCTAAAGGAATTGGTAAGCTGAAGAGTTACTATGATGATGAAAAGATTGAGGTTGAAGAAAGCATATTGAGCAATCATAGAAAGTCTTCTTCTCATAGCACAGAGGACCGTGGCGAAGTCCATACTAGGAGCAGATCTAGATCAATTGGTGCTAGGGAGAGATCTCGTTCCCGTAGCATGAGAGAAGAGGAGGCTCATTCAAAAAGAAGACGTTATCATGATTCTGATGCCTCATTATATGTTGATAAGGGCAAGTTTGAGTATGACTCTGACTATGAAAGAAAGGTTCGACGGATTAGGGATGGACGACATGGTAGTAGAGATTTGGTAAGAGATGAGGAAAGGGACCGTAGTATTAGTCATAGTAGATATATTGGAGAAGAGGATTGGTATCGTAATCGGGCTGCACATGACAGGGAGAGGAGCATGGACAGGGATATGGATAAGGACTTGAGACGGGAAAAGGAAAGGGTTAGGGATAGTGAGATAGACAGGGCTCAGAGAAGGGACAGGGACAGGGACAGAGGTGGGAGTAGGGACAGGGCCAGAGATATGGACAGGAAAAGGGATATGGAGCGAGATAGGAACAAGGAAAGAGAGGTGGGCAGGGATAGGAGAAGGGAGAAGGAAAGAGATAAAAACTGGGATAAAGAGGTGGATAGAGATGGGAAAAGGGAGAAGGAAAGTGATAGGAGCAGGGCTAGtgaaagagatagagataggGATAGAGAAAGGGAGAAGGATAGGGACAAAGGGAGGGAGAATGAGAGGGAGAGGAGAGATGATAGAAGTAGGAATAAGGATAGAGGTATTGTAAATGGTTGGGAGAAGTATGAAAATCTTGAAGATGGCTATGACAATGGAAGATATAAACATTCTAGGCGCTCGAGACATGATGAAAAAGAATACAACCAGGATAGAACAAGAAAAAGTGATCCAGAAAAGGTTCCTGGTTTTAAGAGCAATCCATTGGAAGGATATAGAGACAAACAAAAAAG AGATGAAGATGATCATGGAGACTATGAAGAAGCGACTGCATTGCAATTTGCTGAGCAGGAAGAGGAGGATCTCAACAGAATCAAGGAGGAGAGTCGAAGGCGAAGGCAAGCCATCCTAGAAAAATATAAGAGTCAGCAGCCACAGCAACCAAATGAACCACAGTCAGAAGATGTTAAGAAAG ATAAGGAGCCTGCACATGATCCTGATCAATCAATAGCTGCTAATAATGTTGTTCCAGAAGTTGGTGATGGTCGGAATGATGTTGTAGATGACTATGTTGCTGAACCATCATTTTCTGTTGGGAAATCACCCCCACAGAATGGAGTTGCTGCTTTTGAGAAGACTTCTGGTGCTGGAGGCCTTGGCGAGGGTACTCCTAAG AGTGAGAGGTCAGATGACAAGTTCTGTGATGATATTTTTGGTGAGACCCCAACAGGAGTCCGCAAATCT GGAAAAGGTGATGGTTTACGAATAGAAAGGAGTGGTCTTCATGACAACTGGGATGATGCAGAAGGGTATTATA GCTACCGGTTTGGTGAAACACTTGATGGGCGATATGAAGTTATTGCTGCTCATGGGAAAGGTGTCTTTTCTACTGTAGTTCGTGCAAAGAATCTTAAGGCTGGTAATGGTGAACCAGAGGAAGTAGCCATAAAAATTATACGCAGTAATGATACAAT GTACAAGACTGGTTTGGAGGAGCTGGTCATATTAAAGAAACTAGTTGGTGCAGATCCAGATGACAAGCGCCATTGTGTTCGgtttctttcaagtttcaagtacCGGAATCATCTTTGTCTAGTTTTTGAATCTCTTCATATGAATTTGCGAGAGGTTTTAAAGAAGTTTGGACGCAATATTGGCCTGAAGCTAACTGCTGTGAGAGCATATGCAAAGCAACTTTTTATTGCACTGAAACATCTTAGAAATTGTGGTGTTCTTCATTGTGATATAAAGCCGGATAATATGCTT GTAAATGAGGCAAAAAATGTGCTGAAGCTTTGTGACTTTGGCAATGCGATGTTTGCCggtaaaaatgaaattacaCCATACCTTGTAAGCCGCTTTTATCGTGCCCCTGAAATAA TTCTTGGTTTGACTTATGATCATCCAATGGATATGTGGTCTGTGGGTTGCTGTTTGTATGAGCTATATACAGGAAAGGTTCTCTTTCCAGGTCCTACAAACAATGACATGCTACGACTTCACATGGAATTGAAAGGCCCTTTCCCAAAGAAGATGCTCCGGAAG GGAGCATTTACTGATCAGCATTTTGATCATGACCTGAATTTTCATGCTACAGAAGAGGATCCTGTCACAAAAAAG ACTATAAAGCGGATGATTTTTAACATAAAGCCAAAAGATATTGGATCTATTGTTGTGGGCTCTCCTGGGGAGGATCCAAAGATGTTAGCCAATTTTAAAGATCTTCTAGAAAAAGTTTTTGTGTTGGATCCAGACAAGAGGATGACAGTGTCACAAGCATTGACCCATCCGTTCATCACGGGCAAGTGA
- the LOC115973473 gene encoding serine/threonine-protein kinase prp4-like isoform X2: protein MEESVGNKGTNSKTFGDDKSEDDLMINSKLDKEDKTYHQHHEVGFLRNTCVEPQDESRVSSKGHVNGDLGHESRKEEKKWLRESGSPSKGIGKLKSYYDDEKIEVEESILSNHRKSSSHSTEDRGEVHTRSRSRSIGARERSRSRSMREEEAHSKRRRYHDSDASLYVDKGKFEYDSDYERKVRRIRDGRHGSRDLVRDEERDRSISHSRYIGEEDWYRNRAAHDRERSMDRDMDKDLRREKERVRDSEIDRAQRRDRDRDRGGSRDRARDMDRKRDMERDRNKEREVGRDRRREKERDKNWDKEVDRDGKREKESDRSRASERDRDRDREREKDRDKGRENERERRDDRSRNKDRGIVNGWEKYENLEDGYDNGRYKHSRRSRHDEKEYNQDRTRKSDPEKVPGFKSNPLEGYRDKQKRDEDDHGDYEEATALQFAEQEEEDLNRIKEESRRRRQAILEKYKSQQPQQPNEPQSEDVKKDKEPAHDPDQSIAANNVVPEVGDGRNDVVDDYVAEPSFSVGKSPPQNGVAAFEKTSGAGGLGEGTPKSERSDDKFCDDIFGETPTGVRKSGKGDGLRIERSGLHDNWDDAEGYYSYRFGETLDGRYEVIAAHGKGVFSTVVRAKNLKAGNGEPEEVAIKIIRSNDTMYKTGLEELVILKKLVGADPDDKRHCVRFLSSFKYRNHLCLVFESLHMNLREVLKKFGRNIGLKLTAVRAYAKQLFIALKHLRNCGVLHCDIKPDNMLVNEAKNVLKLCDFGNAMFAGKNEITPYLVSRFYRAPEIILGLTYDHPMDMWSVGCCLYELYTGKVLFPGPTNNDMLRLHMELKGPFPKKMLRKGAFTDQHFDHDLNFHATEEDPVTKKTIKRMIFNIKPKDIGSIVVGSPGEDPKMLANFKDLLEKVFVLDPDKRMTVSQALTHPFITGK, encoded by the exons ATGGAAGAGAGTGTGGGGAACAAGGGTACAAATTCAAAGACTTTTGGAGATGACAAGAGTGAAGATGATTTAATGATTAATTCCAAATTAGATAAGGAAGACAAAACATACCACCAGCACCATGAGGTTGGCTTTTTAAGAAATACATGTGTTGAGCCTCAAGATGAATCTAGAGTTAGCTCAAAGGGTCACGTCAATGGGGATTTGGGTCACGAGTctagaaaagaggaaaagaagtGGCTGAGGGAATCTGGGTCCCCTTCTAAAGGAATTGGTAAGCTGAAGAGTTACTATGATGATGAAAAGATTGAGGTTGAAGAAAGCATATTGAGCAATCATAGAAAGTCTTCTTCTCATAGCACAGAGGACCGTGGCGAAGTCCATACTAGGAGCAGATCTAGATCAATTGGTGCTAGGGAGAGATCTCGTTCCCGTAGCATGAGAGAAGAGGAGGCTCATTCAAAAAGAAGACGTTATCATGATTCTGATGCCTCATTATATGTTGATAAGGGCAAGTTTGAGTATGACTCTGACTATGAAAGAAAGGTTCGACGGATTAGGGATGGACGACATGGTAGTAGAGATTTGGTAAGAGATGAGGAAAGGGACCGTAGTATTAGTCATAGTAGATATATTGGAGAAGAGGATTGGTATCGTAATCGGGCTGCACATGACAGGGAGAGGAGCATGGACAGGGATATGGATAAGGACTTGAGACGGGAAAAGGAAAGGGTTAGGGATAGTGAGATAGACAGGGCTCAGAGAAGGGACAGGGACAGGGACAGAGGTGGGAGTAGGGACAGGGCCAGAGATATGGACAGGAAAAGGGATATGGAGCGAGATAGGAACAAGGAAAGAGAGGTGGGCAGGGATAGGAGAAGGGAGAAGGAAAGAGATAAAAACTGGGATAAAGAGGTGGATAGAGATGGGAAAAGGGAGAAGGAAAGTGATAGGAGCAGGGCTAGtgaaagagatagagataggGATAGAGAAAGGGAGAAGGATAGGGACAAAGGGAGGGAGAATGAGAGGGAGAGGAGAGATGATAGAAGTAGGAATAAGGATAGAGGTATTGTAAATGGTTGGGAGAAGTATGAAAATCTTGAAGATGGCTATGACAATGGAAGATATAAACATTCTAGGCGCTCGAGACATGATGAAAAAGAATACAACCAGGATAGAACAAGAAAAAGTGATCCAGAAAAGGTTCCTGGTTTTAAGAGCAATCCATTGGAAGGATATAGAGACAAACAAAAAAG AGATGAAGATGATCATGGAGACTATGAAGAAGCGACTGCATTGCAATTTGCTGAGCAGGAAGAGGAGGATCTCAACAGAATCAAGGAGGAGAGTCGAAGGCGAAGGCAAGCCATCCTAGAAAAATATAAGAGTCAGCAGCCACAGCAACCAAATGAACCACAGTCAGAAGATGTTAAGAAAG ATAAGGAGCCTGCACATGATCCTGATCAATCAATAGCTGCTAATAATGTTGTTCCAGAAGTTGGTGATGGTCGGAATGATGTTGTAGATGACTATGTTGCTGAACCATCATTTTCTGTTGGGAAATCACCCCCACAGAATGGAGTTGCTGCTTTTGAGAAGACTTCTGGTGCTGGAGGCCTTGGCGAGGGTACTCCTAAG AGTGAGAGGTCAGATGACAAGTTCTGTGATGATATTTTTGGTGAGACCCCAACAGGAGTCCGCAAATCT GGAAAAGGTGATGGTTTACGAATAGAAAGGAGTGGTCTTCATGACAACTGGGATGATGCAGAAGGGTATTATA GCTACCGGTTTGGTGAAACACTTGATGGGCGATATGAAGTTATTGCTGCTCATGGGAAAGGTGTCTTTTCTACTGTAGTTCGTGCAAAGAATCTTAAGGCTGGTAATGGTGAACCAGAGGAAGTAGCCATAAAAATTATACGCAGTAATGATACAAT GTACAAGACTGGTTTGGAGGAGCTGGTCATATTAAAGAAACTAGTTGGTGCAGATCCAGATGACAAGCGCCATTGTGTTCGgtttctttcaagtttcaagtacCGGAATCATCTTTGTCTAGTTTTTGAATCTCTTCATATGAATTTGCGAGAGGTTTTAAAGAAGTTTGGACGCAATATTGGCCTGAAGCTAACTGCTGTGAGAGCATATGCAAAGCAACTTTTTATTGCACTGAAACATCTTAGAAATTGTGGTGTTCTTCATTGTGATATAAAGCCGGATAATATGCTT GTAAATGAGGCAAAAAATGTGCTGAAGCTTTGTGACTTTGGCAATGCGATGTTTGCCggtaaaaatgaaattacaCCATACCTTGTAAGCCGCTTTTATCGTGCCCCTGAAATAA TTCTTGGTTTGACTTATGATCATCCAATGGATATGTGGTCTGTGGGTTGCTGTTTGTATGAGCTATATACAGGAAAGGTTCTCTTTCCAGGTCCTACAAACAATGACATGCTACGACTTCACATGGAATTGAAAGGCCCTTTCCCAAAGAAGATGCTCCGGAAG GGAGCATTTACTGATCAGCATTTTGATCATGACCTGAATTTTCATGCTACAGAAGAGGATCCTGTCACAAAAAAG ACTATAAAGCGGATGATTTTTAACATAAAGCCAAAAGATATTGGATCTATTGTTGTGGGCTCTCCTGGGGAGGATCCAAAGATGTTAGCCAATTTTAAAGATCTTCTAGAAAAAGTTTTTGTGTTGGATCCAGACAAGAGGATGACAGTGTCACAAGCATTGACCCATCCGTTCATCACGGGCAAGTGA